The following DNA comes from Gammaproteobacteria bacterium.
GGTCGTCGAGGCCGCGCTTCACAGCGGATCTCTGATCACCGCCCGGGCCGCGCTGGAACAGGGACGCGAGGTATTCGCAATCCCCGGCTCGATCCACAACCCCTGCGCGCGCGGCTGCCACGCGCTCATCCGGCAGGGGGCCAAGCTGGTCGAGAGCATTCATGATATTCTGGAGGAGCTGCATTCCGCGACCGTGGCGGAACGGCCCTTGCCTCAGGATGACACGGGACCGGATGCAATGACGAATTCGCGCCTGGATGAAACAATGGCTGCCGTTCTCAGTCAAATAGATTATGCCCCGACGGCGATTGATACCCTTATCGCGCGCACCCATCTCCCCAGCGAGCAGCTGTGCCCAATCTTGCTGGAGCTGGAAATGACCGGTCATGTCCATACAGCGCCCGGAGGGGCTTATCTGCGACGAAGTGAAAGGAAATGATATGAAAGAAAACACGTTCGATGTCCTCATGTATCTGTTCGAGCATTGCCTCGATGAGGATCGCTCCGTCGAACAGGATGAATCCGCCCTCAAGGGTATGCTGCGCAGTGCCGGTTTCGCCCAGACGGAAATCAACAAGGCGTTCCTCTGGCTGGAAAATCTCTCACAGTCACATGATGTTGCCGACAGTCACGACGCCGTCGCGGCCGATGGATCGTTGCGCGTCTATGCCAGCGCTGAAATGGCGAAACTGGACCGGGATTGCCGCGGTTTCCTCCATGCCCTGGAGACGCACCAGATCATTGACGCGACAGCGCGCGAGACCATTATCGAGCGCGCCATGGCGCTCGAGCTCGACGAATTCAACCTCGAACGCTTCAAATGGATCGTGATGATGGTGCTGGCCAATCAGCCGGGAAAGGAACAGGCACATCTCTGGCTCGAGACCCTGATCTTCGACCGCAACAGCGATTGCATGCACTGACTCCACGCGTATGCACTGACCCGACCAATTTTCCTACCGGCGTTGCGGGAGCGGGCCTCGCGCTCACCAATTCACCAATCCAATCAAGGCACAATCCGTCTCCGCGTGCCCCGGGAGCGGCGCCGGCCTGAACCATTGGACGATCCACGCAGTCCTAATTCATGAGCTGAATCCGGGACGTTCGGGAACGCAATGCCCGACTCCGTCAGGGGTTTAAGATTTTCAAGCGGTGACCGAAACAGCTTTGACAGTCGGTGGATCACGCCTCTAATATAGGCGCGTTTTTCTCGCCGCAACGGTCAGCACGCGATGTTTCCGCTGTGAAATACTGCGGATTGACGGCTCAACAGCTACTGGTGCATCACGGACAATCGAGGATTCGAACGCGTCGATGAGCAAGCATCTCGTCATCGTGGAATCGCCAGCCAAGGCGAAGACGCTGAAAAAGTATCTGGGCAAGGACTTCAATGTCTTCGCCTCGTACGGCCACGTGCGCGATCTGCTCCCCAAGGAAGGCGCGGTCGATCCCGAACACGATTTTTCGATGAAGTACCAGCTCATCGAAAAAAACCAGAAACACATCGATGTCATCCGCAAAAACCTGAAAGGTGCGGAAACGCTGTATCTCGCCACCGACCCGGATCGCGAAGGCGAGGCGATCTCCTGGCATCTGTATGAGATCCTGCGCCAGGATGCGGCGCTGCGCGACAAACCGGTGCACCGCATCGTCTTTCATGAAATTACCAAAAACGCGGTACAGGAGGCGATCCGCCATCCGCGCGACATCTCCATGAACCTCGTCAACGCGCAACAGGCGCGCCGCGCGCTGGACTATCTGGTCGGCTTCAACCTTTCGCCCCTGCTATGGAAAAAGATCCGGCGCGGACTCTCCGCCGGACGCGTGCAGAGCCCCGCCCTGCGCATGATCGTCGAGCGCGAACTGGAGATCGAAAGCTTCAAACCGCGTGAATACTGGACCATCGAGGCCGAGAATTCCAAGGGCAAGGAACGCTTCCGTGCGAAGCTCACCCATTACCGCGGCAAGAAGCTCAATCAATTCAGCATCACCGAAGAAAAGGATGCGAGGGAAACCGAGGCCACGCTGCAAAAATCCGCCAATGGACAGCTGACGGTCATCCAGGTCGAGAGGAAACAGCGCAAGCGCAATGCCGCCGCCCCGTTCATAACCTCTACCCTGCAGCAGGAAGCGGCACGCAAGCTCGGCTTCACAGCTCAACGCACCATGCGCACCGCGCAGCAGCTCTACGAAGGTATCGACACCGGCCAGGGCGCCACAGGCCTGATCAGTTACATGCGTACTGATTCGGTCAATCTGGCCAACGAAGCGGTGGAAGAGATACGCCGGCTCATCGCCGAACGCTTCGGCCAGGACAAGCTGCCTAACCAGCTGCAGGTCTACAAAACCAAGGCCAAGAACGCGCAGGAGGCCCATGAAGCCATCCGCCCGACCTCGGTCTACACCGACCCGGATTCGATCAAGGAGCATTTGAGCGCTGACCAGTACAAGCTCTACCGGCTCATCTGGCAACGCACTGTTGCCTGCCAGATGATCCACGCGACCATCAATACCGTCGGGGTGGATCTCGAGGCCGGCAAGGGCAACGTATTCCGGGCCACCGGTTCGACTATTGTCGACCCCGGCTTCATGAGCGTTTACCAGGAAGACACCGACGACGGAAAGGACGGCGAGGAACAGAATTTCTTGCCCGACCTGTCCATGGGCGAGACGGTTAAACTCGAGGCCATCCATACCGATCAGCACTTCACCGAACCGCCGCCGCGCTATACCGAGGCCAGCCTGATCAAGGCGCTGGAGGAATATGGCATAGGACGGCCGTCCACCTACGCGGCGATTATTGCGACGCTGCAGCAGCGCGAATATGTGGTGCTAGACAAGAAACGCTTCCAACCCACCGATGTCGGCCGGATCGTCAACAAGTTCCTGACCGATCATTTCTCGCGCTACGTCGATTACGAGTTTACCGCCAAGCTCGAGGACGAACTGGACGCCGTGTCGCGCGGGGAAGAGGAATGGATCCCGCTGATGCGCTCCTTCTGGCAACCGTTCAAGCACCTGGTCGACGACAAGGAGAAATCCGTACAGCGCAAGGACGTCACCCAGGAAGCACTCGACGAACAGTGCCCCAAGTGCGGCAAACCGCTCTCCATCCGCCTCGGCAAACGCGGCCGCTTCATCGGCTGCACGGGCTTCCCCGACTGCGACTATACGCGCAACCTCGGCGACAACGAGGAGAACAGCGGACCGGAACTGGTCGAGGGACGCACCTGCCCCACATGCAGTGGCGCCCTGATCGTGCGCAATGGCCCCTACGGCAAGTTCATCGGATGCAGCAATTATCCCAAGTGCAAATACATCGAACCGCTGATCAAGCCATCCGATACCCAGGTCAGTTGCCCCAAGTGCCACCAGGGCAACATGCTGCAGCGCCGCTCACGGCGCGGCAAGACGTTCTATTCCTGCTCCCGCTACCCGGCCTGCGATTACGCGGTGTGGAACGAGCCAGTCGCGACTCCATGCCCGAATTGCGCCTGGCCCATCCTGACGATCAAGACCACCAAGAAGAACGGCGCTGAACTCGTGTGCCCGCAGAAAGACTGCGGCCATAGCGAACCCTACGAAGAACAGACGGAACAGCCACGCCGCGCCGCTCAGGGCTGAGCGGTCTTGCGCGAACGCGCCGGCTGACCTGCCATCGCCCTGTCCACGGCGCTTCGATCAAGCTGCGGCGCGAACAACTCGATGAACGCGTACATATAGCCTCGCAGGTGGCTGCCGCGCCTGACCCCAAGGCGCGTGATACACGGCTCGAACAGGTGGCTCGCCTCAAGCATGCGCAGATGGATATCACGCTCCGGATCGAATGCCATCTGCGCCATCAGCCCGATGCCCAGCCCGATCTCGACATAGGTCTTGATGACGTCGGAATCGATCGCCGAAAATACCACATTCGGCCGCAGGCCGGCGCGCTCGAACGCCTCGTTGATCTTGGCGCGCCCGGCGAAGGAAAAATCGTAGGTTACGATCGGGTATTCGGCGATCTTCTCCAGCGTCAGAGGCGTATCGCGCAGGATGGGCAACCCCGGTGGCGCGATCACGCAATGGTGCCATTCATAACACGGCATCACCACCAGATCCTCGAACTGGTCCATTGCCTCGGTAGCGACGGCGATATCGGCAACGCCCGAGGCCGCCAGCTGGGCAATCTGAGTCGGATTGCCCTGATGCAGATGCAGCCGCACATCGGGGTAACGCTCGGTAAAGATCTTGATCACCCGCGGCAGGGCGTAGCGCGCCTGGGTATGGGTGGTCGCGATCGAGAGGCTGCCGGTCGCGTCACTGGTGTATTCATACCCGACTTGCTTGATGTGCTCGAGATCGCGCAGTACCCGCTCCGCCATCGCCAGCACTGCGCGTCCGGGTTGCGTTATGCCCACCAGACGCTTCCCGTTACGCTCAAAGATCTGGACGTTCAACTCCTGCTCCAGCTGACGGATCTGATTGCTGATCCCGGGCTGGGCGGTATGCAGGGCATTCGCGGCGGCGGAAATATTCAGGCCACAACGTGCCACCTCGCGCAGATAACGCAATTGCTGAATATTCATGCCGGCACCATATATACAAATTTGTTATATAAATATAATACATCATTATTTTTTTGAATATAGATTGAGTGTTATAGTTTTTTCGCTCGATCAACCTTGCCGCCTCATCATGTCGTTCTGAAGCTGAACCTGGGTTATCGTGCAACTACCTGAGTTTATTAAGATAAAGCGCTTGAGTCTGGCGCCTGACCGGAACAGACGGGTGGCACGATGGACACACTGGCCTTCATCCTGACCGGATTTGGAGTCGGCACCTTGGTCGGACTGACCGGCGTAGGGGGCGGCTCATTGATGACGCCGCTGCTCATATTCGTTTTCGGGATCGCGCCGGTAACGGCCGTAGGCACGGACCTCCTGTTTGCCTCCATCACCAAGGCAACCGGGGTATGGCATCACCGGCGCGCAAAAAATATCCGCTGGAATATCACGGGGTTGATGCTCGCGGGGAGTCTGCCCACCTCGATGCTGGTGGTGTACTATATGGAGCGGTTTACGCCCTCGACAACAGAGCTCAATCTGATCATACACGTCGGACTGGGCGTGGCCCTGATCCTGACCGCGCTTTCCCTGTTGTTCAAGACGGGCGTACAGGGACTGGGGCGCAGGATCCAGAGATGGCTCCCGAACTGGAGATCCTTGCGGCCTGCCGCGACGGTCGGCGCCGGGGTCGTGCTGGGGATACTGGTGCCGATATCCTCGATCGGTGCTGGGGCGCTGGGCGCCGCGATGCTGCTGTTTCTTTATCCCAGCCTGCCGACGCGCGCCATCGTGGGAACGGACATCGCCCATGCCGTGCCGCTGACTCTGGTGGCTGGGCTGGGGCATATGCACATGGGAACCGTAGATTTCGCGATGCTGTCCATCCTGCTGATCGGCTCCCTGCCGGGCATCTATCTGGGCAGCCGTCTGGCATCAGTAGTCCCCGAACACGTGATTCGGCCGCTGCTCGCAAGCATGCTGATCCTGATCGGGGCGAAATTCATGTTCGCCGCCTGAGGGATCGGGACGGCCTGGTTAAACACGGTAATGTAACGCTACAGCGCAGGAGAAGTAGGCATGAGTACGTCGCAGACATTGGTCAACCATGAAGAGCTCGATCGTTTCGAAGAAAGTGTGCACGCCTTTCTGAACAACGAGATCGACGCCGAGCGATTCCAGTCGATGCGACTGCAGCAAGGGGTGTACGGACAACGCCAGGAAGGCGTCAACATGGTCCGCGTCAAGATCCCCGGCGGGCGTATGACGCCGGCGCAGCTGGATCGGATTGCGGACGTGCTCGAGACCTGTTCGGAGCACAGCGTTGCGCACATCACCACGCGCCAGGATATTCAGATCCACTATGTACCGCTGGAGCGGTCACCGCGTGCCCTGCGCGACCTGGCCCAGTCCGGCCTGACCACGCGCGAGGCCTGCAACAACACCGTACGCAATGTCACCTGCTGCCCGCTCGCGAGCGTATGCCCGCGCGAGCGGGTGGATATCGCGGAGTTTCAGGATGACGCCATGCGTTATTTCCTCCGTCACCCGCTCACGCAGCACCTGCCGCGCAAGTTCAAGATCAGCTTCTCCGGCTGCGAGGCCGACTGCGCCCAGGGCATGCTGCATGACCTCGCCGTCATCGCAGTGAAACAGGATGGCCGCTTCGGTTTCAAGCTTCTGGCGGGCGGCGGCCTAGGCCACAAACCGCGCCATGCGGTCACAGTGGAAGAATTCATTCCCGAGGCGGACCTGATCCCGTGCATGGAAGCGGTGATCTCGCTGCACAACCGTTATTCCAATCGCAAGCAGCGCGCCAAATCCCGCATCAAGTTCCTGGTTGACCGCTTCGGTCCGGAAGGCTTTATCGAGAAGTACCGGGAAGAGCTGGCGCGCACCCGCGTCGCGCTCGCCGGCAAACCCCACCTCAGGGGCAATTGGCGGGACGGCGAGGCGGTCGAGGGATGCACCAGCCCCGGCGCGCCGCGCAAGGTCCTGCCGCAGAAACAAGCCGGGCTGAACATCTTTCCGATCGGGGTACCAATCGGCGATCTGACCGGACCGCAGATGCACGGCATCGCCGCGCTCATGAACAAGCTGAACCTGTCCGATGTCCGTACCACCCAGGATCAGAACCTGATTCTGGTCGGCGTACCGGACGGACAGGTCACAGTACTGCGTGAGGGCCTCGCAGCATTGGGTCTGGCCGAACCCATAACGGGCGATGACGTCGTGGCCTGCCCTGGCACCTCGACCTGCCGCCTCGGCATCACCGCCTCGAAGAAGATCGGCGCCAAGATCAGCGGCGGCGAGCATGATCTGCGCATCCGCGCCAGCGGATGCCACAATGGTTGCGCCCAGCCGGAAACCGGCGATATCGGCATCTACGGCGAGGGCCGGCGCGTCCATGGCAAGCTCGTCCCGCACTACCAGATGTATCTGGGCGGTGACGGCCGCCACGGTGGTGGCCTCGCGATCAAGGGGCCGTCGATCCCGTCCGCGCGTATCCAGCAGGCGATTGAGCGCGTACAGCAGACCTATGCAAAGGAGCGCGGCAACGGTGAATCCTTCTTTGCCTGGTCGCATCGGCAAGAGGGAAACTACTTCGCCGGTTTGCTTAACGATATCAGCACCGTGGCGCCGGAGGAGATCGCCACCGTGCTGCGTGACCATGGCGACGAGGGCGCGTTCAAGGTCGAGCAGTTCGGTGGCGGTGAATGCGCCGGCGCGGCCCAGGAAACGGTCGCGGCGAATTTCGCCGAGGCGGCGAACGAACGCAACTATCGCAACGGCTTCTTCTTGCAGCGCAAATACGAGGAGTCGATCGAGTGTGCTCAGGCCATCGGCCGTCTGGTCGGGCAGTCGCTGTTGTTCCTGGCAGGGCAACCCGCCGGCGCGGAACTCGGTGAGATCGGCCGCCAGCTGTCGGTCTCCCTGCCGGCCAAGGCGGACCTCGGCCATCACCTGCTCGATTTCGCGACACGACTGGACGCACTGAAGGAAGATTTCGACGAGGCCGCCTACAAGGCGTTGAATCAGGAGATGGATCAATGGACCGCCGCATCCGCCGCGGTCTGCCAGGACATCGACCGTCAGCTCGACCTGAGCGCCTCCATGCCGGCCGTCGTGGTCGCCACGGCGGAAAAAAAAACTCTGAGGGCATCGATCTGACGGCCTTCGGCTGCCCCCTGCACTACGTCAAGGCGCGCAACGAGCTGCGCCGTATCCCGGCGGGGACCACGGCCGGGTTCCTGTTCGGCAGCGAGAAGCTGGCGCAACAGGCCGCGGAAAGCCTGCGCAAGGACGGGCACGAGATCCTGTCCGTGAAATCACGCGGCGTCGGGGTGCTCGTCAATCTGC
Coding sequences within:
- a CDS encoding DUF494 domain-containing protein, with the protein product MKENTFDVLMYLFEHCLDEDRSVEQDESALKGMLRSAGFAQTEINKAFLWLENLSQSHDVADSHDAVAADGSLRVYASAEMAKLDRDCRGFLHALETHQIIDATARETIIERAMALELDEFNLERFKWIVMMVLANQPGKEQAHLWLETLIFDRNSDCMH
- the topA gene encoding type I DNA topoisomerase, whose amino-acid sequence is MSKHLVIVESPAKAKTLKKYLGKDFNVFASYGHVRDLLPKEGAVDPEHDFSMKYQLIEKNQKHIDVIRKNLKGAETLYLATDPDREGEAISWHLYEILRQDAALRDKPVHRIVFHEITKNAVQEAIRHPRDISMNLVNAQQARRALDYLVGFNLSPLLWKKIRRGLSAGRVQSPALRMIVERELEIESFKPREYWTIEAENSKGKERFRAKLTHYRGKKLNQFSITEEKDARETEATLQKSANGQLTVIQVERKQRKRNAAAPFITSTLQQEAARKLGFTAQRTMRTAQQLYEGIDTGQGATGLISYMRTDSVNLANEAVEEIRRLIAERFGQDKLPNQLQVYKTKAKNAQEAHEAIRPTSVYTDPDSIKEHLSADQYKLYRLIWQRTVACQMIHATINTVGVDLEAGKGNVFRATGSTIVDPGFMSVYQEDTDDGKDGEEQNFLPDLSMGETVKLEAIHTDQHFTEPPPRYTEASLIKALEEYGIGRPSTYAAIIATLQQREYVVLDKKRFQPTDVGRIVNKFLTDHFSRYVDYEFTAKLEDELDAVSRGEEEWIPLMRSFWQPFKHLVDDKEKSVQRKDVTQEALDEQCPKCGKPLSIRLGKRGRFIGCTGFPDCDYTRNLGDNEENSGPELVEGRTCPTCSGALIVRNGPYGKFIGCSNYPKCKYIEPLIKPSDTQVSCPKCHQGNMLQRRSRRGKTFYSCSRYPACDYAVWNEPVATPCPNCAWPILTIKTTKKNGAELVCPQKDCGHSEPYEEQTEQPRRAAQG
- a CDS encoding CysB family HTH-type transcriptional regulator — protein: MNIQQLRYLREVARCGLNISAAANALHTAQPGISNQIRQLEQELNVQIFERNGKRLVGITQPGRAVLAMAERVLRDLEHIKQVGYEYTSDATGSLSIATTHTQARYALPRVIKIFTERYPDVRLHLHQGNPTQIAQLAASGVADIAVATEAMDQFEDLVVMPCYEWHHCVIAPPGLPILRDTPLTLEKIAEYPIVTYDFSFAGRAKINEAFERAGLRPNVVFSAIDSDVIKTYVEIGLGIGLMAQMAFDPERDIHLRMLEASHLFEPCITRLGVRRGSHLRGYMYAFIELFAPQLDRSAVDRAMAGQPARSRKTAQP
- a CDS encoding sulfite exporter TauE/SafE family protein → MDTLAFILTGFGVGTLVGLTGVGGGSLMTPLLIFVFGIAPVTAVGTDLLFASITKATGVWHHRRAKNIRWNITGLMLAGSLPTSMLVVYYMERFTPSTTELNLIIHVGLGVALILTALSLLFKTGVQGLGRRIQRWLPNWRSLRPAATVGAGVVLGILVPISSIGAGALGAAMLLFLYPSLPTRAIVGTDIAHAVPLTLVAGLGHMHMGTVDFAMLSILLIGSLPGIYLGSRLASVVPEHVIRPLLASMLILIGAKFMFAA
- a CDS encoding nitrite/sulfite reductase; this encodes MSTSQTLVNHEELDRFEESVHAFLNNEIDAERFQSMRLQQGVYGQRQEGVNMVRVKIPGGRMTPAQLDRIADVLETCSEHSVAHITTRQDIQIHYVPLERSPRALRDLAQSGLTTREACNNTVRNVTCCPLASVCPRERVDIAEFQDDAMRYFLRHPLTQHLPRKFKISFSGCEADCAQGMLHDLAVIAVKQDGRFGFKLLAGGGLGHKPRHAVTVEEFIPEADLIPCMEAVISLHNRYSNRKQRAKSRIKFLVDRFGPEGFIEKYREELARTRVALAGKPHLRGNWRDGEAVEGCTSPGAPRKVLPQKQAGLNIFPIGVPIGDLTGPQMHGIAALMNKLNLSDVRTTQDQNLILVGVPDGQVTVLREGLAALGLAEPITGDDVVACPGTSTCRLGITASKKIGAKISGGEHDLRIRASGCHNGCAQPETGDIGIYGEGRRVHGKLVPHYQMYLGGDGRHGGGLAIKGPSIPSARIQQAIERVQQTYAKERGNGESFFAWSHRQEGNYFAGLLNDISTVAPEEIATVLRDHGDEGAFKVEQFGGGECAGAAQETVAANFAEAANERNYRNGFFLQRKYEESIECAQAIGRLVGQSLLFLAGQPAGAELGEIGRQLSVSLPAKADLGHHLLDFATRLDALKEDFDEAAYKALNQEMDQWTAASAAVCQDIDRQLDLSASMPAVVVATAEKKTLRASI